A single Bacillus sp. OxB-1 DNA region contains:
- a CDS encoding DUF6148 family protein gives MAFSVTEVKKRLQIWLDAEEAIAKGQSYMIDNRRLERANLAQVREQIKFWQKELVKAEAAVTGRGSRRVTRVVPRDL, from the coding sequence GTGGCATTTTCAGTCACGGAAGTGAAAAAGCGGCTGCAAATCTGGCTGGATGCCGAAGAGGCCATTGCTAAAGGGCAAAGTTATATGATTGACAACCGACGGCTTGAGCGTGCCAATTTAGCGCAGGTGCGCGAGCAGATTAAATTTTGGCAAAAAGAATTGGTGAAAGCCGAGGCTGCGGTCACTGGTAGGGGAAGCAGACGAGTTACCCGTGTAGTTCCGAGAGATTTGTGA